The proteins below are encoded in one region of Halorhodospira halochloris:
- the uvrD gene encoding DNA helicase II, with translation MDLDDLLSDLNDDQLRAVCVDAGRTLVLAGAGSGKTRVLTRRAAYLVAAQGASPFSILAVTFTNKAAGEMRGRIGSLLGIATAGMWVGTFHGIAHRLLRQHADRADLPEGFQILDSDDQLRMVKRILRSRGNDESNYPPRQVRNFISSRKDEGLRARDIESGNGDIADEMLAIYADYEQACQRAGMVDFGELLLRAYELLRFDQELLEHYRRRFQHILVDELQDTNSLQYRWLKLIAGPNSEVFAVGDDDQSIYGWRGARVENIERYCREMGDVAVVRLEQNYRSTATILSAANDLIACNASRLGKNLWTQGASGEPITLYSAFNEVDEARWVVERIRAQIQEGDYHAGDFAILYRSNAQSRAFEEALVAQRIPYRVYGGLRFFERAEIKDALAYLRLTINRHDDSSFERAVATPPRGIGAKTMEIVRSYARESAQSLWSATRDLIVTQSISGRARNALISFINLLDELEDRVKEQPLHHQVEHAISSTGLRNHHSRDESRLENLDELVTAARSFVQQSDENIETDQHPLISFLTHAALEAGEAQADDWQRSVQLMTLHAAKGLEFPVVFLAGMEEGLFPHYLSREDSARLEEERRLCYVGMTRARQRLLLTHAQRRRLHGRDQMTSPSRFLSEIPDRYIELIRPHMRVSRNDGLRDSGDTRQASVSPVSPKFSDEPPEGFSIGSRVRHSKFGEGVIMSSEGRGDNARLQVRFDGGDTKWLVAGFAKLEVMN, from the coding sequence ATGGATCTGGATGATCTGCTCAGTGACCTTAATGATGATCAGCTGCGTGCTGTTTGTGTTGATGCTGGGAGAACCCTCGTGCTTGCCGGTGCAGGTAGCGGCAAGACAAGGGTGCTAACCAGGAGGGCAGCGTACCTGGTTGCGGCCCAGGGGGCCTCGCCCTTCTCGATTCTAGCTGTAACCTTCACCAACAAGGCGGCTGGTGAGATGCGGGGGCGCATAGGCAGCCTGCTTGGCATAGCCACAGCTGGCATGTGGGTTGGAACGTTTCATGGTATTGCCCACCGCCTGTTGCGCCAGCACGCCGATCGAGCAGATCTTCCGGAAGGGTTCCAGATTCTTGATTCTGATGATCAACTGCGCATGGTAAAGCGCATATTGCGTAGCCGTGGCAATGACGAATCGAACTATCCGCCGCGCCAGGTACGCAACTTTATTAGCAGTCGCAAAGATGAGGGGCTACGGGCGCGTGATATAGAGTCCGGGAATGGCGATATAGCGGATGAAATGCTCGCTATTTATGCCGACTATGAGCAGGCATGCCAGCGTGCAGGGATGGTTGACTTTGGGGAGCTACTGCTGCGCGCCTACGAGTTGCTAAGATTCGACCAGGAACTGCTAGAACACTACCGGAGACGCTTTCAACATATTCTTGTCGATGAGTTGCAGGACACCAATAGTCTGCAATATCGCTGGCTGAAGCTAATTGCCGGGCCAAACTCAGAGGTCTTTGCTGTTGGTGATGATGACCAGTCTATATATGGTTGGCGCGGAGCGCGCGTTGAGAATATTGAGCGTTACTGCCGGGAGATGGGCGATGTGGCAGTTGTGCGCTTGGAGCAGAACTACAGGTCGACCGCAACTATTCTATCGGCAGCAAATGACTTAATAGCCTGTAATGCAAGCAGGCTTGGCAAGAACCTTTGGACCCAGGGCGCTAGTGGTGAACCGATAACACTTTATTCAGCCTTCAATGAGGTCGATGAAGCACGCTGGGTAGTTGAGCGGATACGCGCGCAGATTCAAGAAGGGGACTATCATGCTGGTGATTTTGCCATTCTATATCGCTCCAACGCCCAATCAAGGGCATTTGAGGAGGCGTTAGTAGCTCAACGCATACCTTATCGAGTCTATGGCGGGTTGCGCTTCTTTGAACGCGCCGAGATAAAGGATGCCCTGGCTTACCTGCGTCTTACTATCAATCGCCATGACGACAGCAGCTTCGAGCGGGCGGTTGCTACCCCGCCACGCGGTATTGGTGCTAAGACTATGGAAATTGTGCGCAGCTACGCCCGCGAGAGCGCACAGAGTTTGTGGTCGGCAACGCGCGATTTGATTGTTACTCAAAGCATCTCGGGCAGGGCGCGCAATGCACTAATTAGTTTCATAAATCTGCTGGATGAACTGGAAGACCGGGTCAAGGAACAACCACTGCATCACCAGGTTGAGCATGCTATATCCTCAACAGGACTGCGCAATCACCACAGCAGAGATGAAAGCCGGCTGGAGAATCTTGATGAGTTGGTGACAGCCGCTCGCAGCTTTGTTCAACAAAGCGATGAGAATATCGAAACAGATCAGCACCCACTGATTAGTTTTTTGACCCATGCAGCACTGGAGGCGGGAGAAGCACAAGCGGACGATTGGCAGCGCTCTGTCCAACTGATGACCTTGCATGCTGCTAAAGGACTGGAGTTTCCGGTCGTCTTTTTAGCCGGCATGGAAGAGGGGCTGTTCCCGCATTATCTTTCTAGAGAAGACTCAGCTCGGCTCGAGGAAGAGCGGCGTCTGTGTTATGTGGGCATGACAAGGGCGCGGCAAAGGCTTTTATTAACCCATGCCCAGCGCCGCCGCTTGCATGGGCGGGATCAGATGACGAGTCCGTCAAGATTCTTGTCCGAGATACCGGATCGTTATATCGAATTAATCCGGCCGCATATGCGGGTTAGCCGAAATGATGGACTGCGTGATAGTGGTGATACACGTCAGGCTAGCGTTTCACCCGTTTCACCAAAATTTAGCGATGAGCCACCAGAGGGGTTTAGTATAGGGAGTAGAGTTCGCCACTCGAAGTTTGGCGAGGGAGTGATAATGTCCAGCGAAGGGCGAGGCGATAACGCTCGCCTGCAGGTTAGATTTGATGGGGGGGACACGAAGTGGCTGGTTGCTGGGTTCGCCAAGCTCGAGGTTATGAACTAA
- a CDS encoding universal stress protein — MFDHTVVAVHYESPHQPLMDSLAELQKFGAKQFTLVDVLRIDDPDDLSESHREEARRRLQQKQDDLEKAGFKVDIQQPVGFPAPELAKIGRGYGAQLIMLGSGGEGLLREFYHGSTVLELARQTALPVLMERIHPDPNTVSHGEVFTRPMLTTDFSPKAAAAENLALDIGKSHGELYILHVTEEDKRVEGQEQLEKLANKAKEQGVEVTTRIESGTPARVIRKVVEKENVSLLITGKRGSGPGREMALGYTAQQICRNCPCSVLLVPNEQGIWQR; from the coding sequence ATGTTTGATCATACAGTGGTAGCGGTTCATTACGAGTCACCACACCAGCCGTTGATGGATTCATTGGCTGAGTTGCAAAAATTCGGAGCCAAACAGTTCACACTAGTCGATGTGCTGCGCATCGATGATCCAGATGATCTGAGTGAATCACATCGGGAAGAGGCTAGAAGACGGCTACAGCAAAAGCAGGATGACCTTGAAAAGGCTGGCTTTAAAGTAGATATACAGCAGCCAGTAGGTTTTCCTGCACCCGAATTGGCCAAAATTGGACGTGGCTACGGTGCCCAGTTGATTATGCTAGGGTCTGGCGGAGAGGGGCTACTGCGTGAGTTTTACCACGGCTCAACAGTGCTCGAATTGGCTCGGCAAACCGCCTTGCCGGTGCTTATGGAGCGAATTCACCCTGATCCCAATACCGTATCGCACGGGGAAGTATTTACGCGCCCAATGCTGACGACTGATTTTTCCCCCAAAGCGGCGGCAGCAGAAAACCTTGCTCTTGACATTGGTAAAAGCCACGGAGAGCTTTATATCCTGCATGTAACTGAGGAAGATAAAAGGGTAGAAGGTCAAGAACAACTTGAAAAACTAGCTAATAAAGCCAAAGAACAAGGAGTTGAAGTCACTACTAGGATAGAGTCCGGCACTCCCGCCAGGGTAATTCGCAAGGTGGTCGAGAAAGAAAATGTCAGTTTGCTGATAACAGGCAAACGAGGATCCGGGCCGGGACGGGAGATGGCACTCGGTTACACTGCGCAGCAAATATGTCGCAATTGTCCCTGCTCAGTTCTGCTTGTTCCAAATGAACAAGGAATCTGGCAGCGCTAG
- a CDS encoding TIGR00730 family Rossman fold protein encodes MDIKKFDHQDRSSTNGTLIRESWKIFQIIAEFVEGFERLSSIKPSVSVFGSARVPPSSPYYKLAEDVARQLSDAGFSVVSGGGPGIMEAANKGAQAGKSPSIGLNIELPREQVANPYQDIALDFRHFFSRKVMFVKYASAYVVLPGGFGTLDELAEILTLVQTGKTPKIPIILVHRPFWEKLIDWFKENLVAEGAIDQEDMELFQVIDEPREVVEAIFTFYEDRGFEPSSREREILLDL; translated from the coding sequence ATGGATATCAAAAAATTCGATCACCAAGATAGATCTTCTACCAACGGAACGCTGATCCGCGAGTCCTGGAAGATCTTCCAGATCATTGCTGAGTTTGTCGAAGGTTTTGAGAGGCTGTCATCTATTAAACCCTCGGTAAGCGTTTTCGGGTCAGCCCGTGTGCCCCCGAGCAGTCCCTACTACAAACTCGCTGAGGATGTTGCACGGCAACTATCGGATGCAGGCTTCTCAGTCGTCAGTGGTGGTGGCCCAGGGATTATGGAGGCCGCTAACAAGGGAGCTCAAGCTGGCAAATCGCCAAGCATAGGGCTAAATATTGAACTGCCACGGGAACAGGTAGCCAACCCGTACCAGGATATTGCTCTTGATTTCCGTCACTTTTTCTCGCGCAAGGTGATGTTCGTTAAGTATGCATCGGCCTATGTTGTCCTCCCGGGGGGATTCGGCACACTCGACGAATTAGCCGAGATTTTGACCTTGGTCCAGACCGGTAAAACTCCGAAGATACCTATAATACTCGTGCACCGGCCGTTTTGGGAAAAGCTGATCGACTGGTTTAAAGAGAACTTGGTAGCCGAGGGGGCCATAGATCAAGAGGATATGGAACTGTTCCAGGTAATTGATGAGCCGCGCGAGGTAGTAGAAGCTATCTTCACTTTTTACGAGGACCGCGGCTTTGAGCCTTCATCACGTGAACGTGAAATACTGCTTGATCTCTGA
- the glmS gene encoding glutamine--fructose-6-phosphate transaminase (isomerizing), translated as MCGIVGACAQRDVAPLLLEGLRRLEYRGYDSAGIALIDPDGEFKRTRVAGRVADLVGALGPAVPMGNVGVAHTRWATHGEPSHENAHPHMANEQLALVHNGIIENYEALRDELISAGYQFASETDTEVAAALIQSRLSESDDLLGAVEQVLPRLEGAYAFAVISKHDPQRLVVCRKGSPLVVGVGIGENFVASDVTALLPVTNQFIFLEEGDIADVHRDEIIIYDSNGSVVRRPVKESQLRPEAVERGGYRHFMHKEIHEQPAAISDTLEGRYSSGRVLESAFGPGAGELLDKAKRLQIVACGTSYHAGLIARYWSEQYAGLPCDVEVASEFRYRAHAVDEGTLLLVISQSGETADVLAALREARNMGYVGVLAICNVPESSLIREADLAMLTRAGPEIGVASTKAFTTQLTALLLIVAAFARRQGREESELELVSAAQQLPGAVERVLETEDCVAKLAEHFVDRQHALFLGRGAHYAVALEGSLKLKEISYIHAEAYPAGELKHGPLALVDENMPVVAVAPQDDLIDKLRSNLQEVRARGGELYVFADDSTSLKSSGGFNVVSVPASVEAISPIIHTIPLQLLAYHVAVLRGTDVDKPRNLAKSVTVE; from the coding sequence ATGTGCGGCATCGTAGGAGCATGTGCACAACGAGATGTGGCCCCATTACTGCTGGAAGGCCTTCGCAGACTCGAGTACCGAGGCTACGATTCGGCCGGCATAGCACTAATTGACCCTGACGGAGAGTTTAAGAGAACACGGGTCGCAGGACGAGTGGCTGATCTGGTTGGAGCTTTAGGCCCCGCAGTACCAATGGGAAATGTGGGCGTGGCGCACACCAGATGGGCTACGCATGGTGAGCCAAGCCATGAAAACGCCCACCCCCATATGGCCAATGAACAATTGGCTCTGGTCCACAATGGAATTATTGAGAACTACGAAGCCCTGCGCGATGAACTGATAAGTGCCGGGTACCAGTTCGCCTCAGAGACAGACACCGAGGTGGCTGCTGCGCTTATTCAGAGCAGACTCAGTGAATCGGACGATTTGCTAGGGGCTGTTGAGCAGGTGTTGCCACGCCTAGAGGGGGCTTACGCGTTTGCGGTAATATCCAAGCATGACCCACAGCGACTAGTGGTCTGTCGTAAGGGGAGTCCACTGGTCGTTGGAGTAGGTATTGGCGAAAACTTCGTAGCGTCTGATGTAACAGCCTTGTTGCCGGTCACAAATCAATTCATCTTCTTGGAAGAAGGTGACATTGCTGATGTGCACCGCGATGAAATAATCATCTACGATTCGAATGGTAGTGTAGTTAGGCGTCCTGTAAAAGAGTCTCAACTGCGTCCAGAGGCAGTTGAAAGAGGTGGCTACCGCCACTTCATGCATAAAGAGATACATGAACAACCAGCTGCTATAAGCGACACCCTTGAGGGTCGTTATTCCTCAGGGCGAGTCCTGGAGTCAGCGTTTGGACCTGGGGCTGGGGAATTGCTAGATAAAGCCAAAAGGCTGCAAATTGTTGCCTGCGGCACTTCTTACCACGCAGGCCTGATTGCTCGCTATTGGTCTGAACAGTACGCTGGACTCCCGTGTGATGTCGAGGTAGCTAGTGAGTTTCGTTACCGGGCTCATGCAGTAGACGAAGGCACGCTGTTATTGGTTATCTCCCAATCAGGGGAAACAGCCGATGTACTTGCAGCGCTGCGCGAAGCGCGCAACATGGGGTATGTTGGGGTTTTAGCTATTTGTAATGTGCCCGAGAGTTCGCTTATTCGTGAAGCGGACTTGGCCATGTTGACTCGAGCTGGTCCAGAGATAGGCGTTGCATCTACGAAGGCATTCACTACTCAATTAACTGCATTATTGTTAATTGTCGCCGCTTTTGCGCGCCGTCAGGGACGGGAAGAGAGTGAACTCGAACTGGTGTCTGCAGCGCAGCAATTACCCGGTGCCGTTGAGCGCGTACTCGAAACGGAAGATTGTGTCGCCAAGCTTGCGGAGCATTTCGTTGATAGACAGCACGCCCTATTTTTAGGCCGGGGTGCTCATTATGCCGTAGCCCTTGAGGGATCGCTTAAGCTTAAAGAGATATCCTATATCCACGCCGAAGCCTACCCTGCGGGAGAGCTTAAACACGGTCCTCTAGCCTTAGTCGATGAAAATATGCCGGTTGTCGCAGTTGCTCCGCAAGACGACCTTATCGACAAACTACGCTCCAATCTCCAAGAAGTTCGGGCCCGCGGCGGTGAACTGTACGTGTTTGCCGATGACAGCACCTCGCTGAAATCTTCTGGCGGTTTCAACGTTGTTTCTGTACCTGCCTCCGTTGAAGCCATTTCACCGATTATCCATACCATTCCACTACAGTTGCTTGCTTATCATGTTGCTGTTTTGCGTGGTACCGATGTAGATAAACCGCGCAATCTTGCTAAATCAGTCACAGTGGAGTGA
- the atpD gene encoding F0F1 ATP synthase subunit beta, whose protein sequence is MSAGKIVQVIGAVVDVEFPRDQVPKINDALVVDERGLILEVQQQLGDGVVRTIAMGSSDGLKRSEQVSSTGNPIKVPVGQGTLGRIMDVLGNPVDDAGEVKTEDKWSIHRKAPSYEDQAGGQELLETGIKVIDLLCPFAKGGKVGLFGGAGVGKTVNMMELIRNIAIEHSGYSVFAGVGERTREGNDFYHEMKDSNVLDKVSLVYGQMNEPPGNRLRVALTGLTMAEYFRDEGRDVLMFIDNIYRYTLAGQEVSALLGRMPSAVGYQPTLAEEMGKLQERITSTKTGSITSVQAVYVPADDLTDPSPATTFAHLDATVVLSRQIAELGIYPAVDPLDSTSRQLDPLVIGQDHYDVARGVEGVLQRYKELKDIIAILGMDELSEDDKLTVSRARKIQRFLSQPFFVAEVFTGMPGKYVPLKDTISSFKAILNGEYDHLPEQAFYMVGTVEEAAEKAKNL, encoded by the coding sequence ATGAGCGCTGGAAAGATCGTTCAGGTGATTGGCGCGGTCGTCGACGTGGAGTTTCCGCGCGACCAGGTACCGAAGATAAATGACGCCCTTGTTGTCGACGAGCGGGGCCTGATCCTGGAGGTTCAGCAGCAGCTAGGTGATGGCGTTGTGCGAACCATCGCAATGGGGTCATCAGATGGCCTCAAGCGATCAGAGCAGGTGTCGAGTACGGGTAACCCGATAAAAGTCCCAGTTGGCCAAGGCACGCTAGGCCGAATTATGGATGTGTTGGGCAACCCGGTTGACGATGCTGGTGAGGTTAAGACCGAGGACAAATGGTCAATTCACCGCAAGGCACCTAGCTACGAAGATCAGGCTGGCGGGCAGGAACTGCTGGAAACCGGAATAAAGGTCATTGATCTGCTTTGTCCATTTGCCAAAGGTGGCAAGGTAGGGCTTTTCGGCGGCGCTGGTGTTGGCAAAACAGTCAACATGATGGAGCTGATCCGTAATATTGCCATCGAGCACTCTGGTTATTCTGTGTTTGCTGGCGTTGGCGAGCGCACACGTGAGGGCAATGACTTCTATCACGAGATGAAGGATTCCAATGTCCTAGATAAGGTCTCGCTGGTTTATGGTCAGATGAATGAGCCGCCGGGTAACCGTCTGCGTGTGGCGTTGACTGGCCTGACCATGGCTGAGTATTTCCGCGATGAGGGCCGTGACGTATTGATGTTTATCGATAACATCTATCGTTACACTCTAGCAGGTCAGGAGGTCTCTGCGCTGCTCGGAAGAATGCCGTCTGCTGTTGGTTATCAGCCTACCTTGGCAGAGGAAATGGGTAAGCTTCAGGAGCGCATCACCTCGACCAAGACCGGCTCAATTACTTCGGTGCAGGCCGTTTATGTTCCGGCAGACGACCTTACCGACCCGTCGCCAGCGACCACTTTTGCGCACTTGGATGCAACGGTAGTGCTGTCCAGACAAATCGCTGAGCTAGGTATATACCCGGCTGTCGATCCGCTTGATTCAACGTCACGCCAGCTCGATCCTCTTGTGATAGGGCAGGATCATTACGATGTGGCCCGTGGTGTTGAGGGCGTACTGCAGCGCTACAAGGAGCTCAAAGACATCATAGCGATCCTTGGAATGGATGAGCTCTCTGAGGATGATAAGCTGACTGTGTCACGTGCCCGTAAGATTCAACGCTTCCTGTCACAGCCGTTCTTCGTTGCTGAGGTCTTTACTGGCATGCCGGGTAAATACGTGCCTCTGAAAGATACAATCTCATCCTTTAAGGCGATTCTCAATGGCGAGTACGACCATCTGCCAGAACAGGCTTTCTACATGGTTGGTACCGTCGAAGAGGCCGCCGAAAAGGCCAAGAACTTATAA
- the glmU gene encoding bifunctional UDP-N-acetylglucosamine diphosphorylase/glucosamine-1-phosphate N-acetyltransferase GlmU → MNSDVSTAVVVLAAGRGSRMRSERPKVLQRLAGRPLLSHVLDTAYALDPSSIHVVYGYGGDEVKKEIKSAQLNWVEQHEQLGTGHAVACALPFISDSQRVLVLCGDVPLVTPSTLLPLLQDPSNSVSLLTAQLQNPSGYGRIIRDCQNVWIEGIVEEKDASDGQKSIREVNTGILAAPAAALKMWLSNLSSENAQGEYYLTDIVSMAANSGYEVRGHCVPAATEVAGVNDFEQLAEAEAIWQGRQRSELMRSGMALPAPERVIIRGTVEFGMDCVIDADVLLEGDVVLGNGVKIGVGSVVRNSIIGDDTTIEPYSVIIDSEIGRRCQVGPFAHLRPATVLDDKARVGNFVETKAAQLGEGSKANHLSYLGDAEVGTRVNIGAGTITCNYDGANKHKTIIGNGAFIGSGTELVAPVNVGSSATIGAGTTLTRDAPQNCLTVGRSRQKSISGWQRPGSKNDENSAEDGLISERPSNRSSE, encoded by the coding sequence ATGAATTCGGACGTGTCAACCGCGGTTGTCGTGCTGGCTGCAGGACGGGGATCGCGGATGCGTTCTGAAAGGCCTAAAGTGCTACAGCGGCTAGCCGGGCGGCCGCTGCTCAGCCATGTTCTGGATACTGCATATGCTCTCGATCCAAGTAGCATCCATGTTGTTTACGGCTACGGCGGAGACGAGGTCAAAAAGGAAATCAAATCTGCTCAACTGAATTGGGTCGAGCAGCACGAGCAACTAGGCACGGGCCACGCCGTGGCTTGTGCCCTTCCATTTATCTCTGATTCCCAAAGGGTGCTGGTACTCTGCGGGGATGTGCCGCTGGTTACCCCTTCCACCTTGTTACCCCTTCTTCAAGATCCGTCCAATTCTGTAAGTCTGCTTACTGCACAACTACAAAATCCTTCCGGTTATGGGCGTATCATTCGTGACTGTCAAAACGTCTGGATTGAGGGTATTGTTGAAGAAAAAGACGCCTCTGATGGGCAAAAATCTATCCGAGAGGTAAATACTGGTATCCTAGCAGCTCCAGCTGCAGCACTTAAAATGTGGTTGAGTAACCTATCCTCAGAAAATGCCCAAGGCGAATATTATTTAACGGATATCGTTTCGATGGCAGCCAATAGTGGCTATGAAGTCCGCGGCCACTGTGTTCCTGCAGCTACAGAGGTGGCGGGCGTCAATGATTTTGAACAGCTCGCAGAAGCTGAAGCAATTTGGCAAGGTAGACAACGTAGCGAACTGATGCGATCAGGAATGGCATTGCCAGCACCAGAGAGAGTTATCATCCGTGGAACTGTAGAGTTTGGTATGGACTGCGTGATAGATGCCGATGTTTTGCTGGAAGGAGATGTGGTGCTAGGCAATGGCGTCAAAATTGGCGTTGGTTCTGTTGTGCGTAACAGCATAATTGGGGACGATACAACCATCGAGCCTTACTCAGTAATTATAGACTCAGAGATAGGAAGACGCTGTCAGGTTGGTCCATTTGCCCACCTTCGTCCCGCGACTGTTCTAGATGATAAAGCGAGAGTCGGGAATTTTGTTGAGACTAAAGCTGCTCAGCTCGGTGAAGGATCGAAGGCAAACCATTTAAGCTATTTAGGGGATGCTGAGGTAGGAACTCGGGTTAATATTGGTGCGGGGACGATCACCTGCAATTACGATGGAGCTAATAAGCATAAAACTATCATCGGTAATGGTGCGTTCATCGGTTCAGGTACTGAATTAGTGGCACCTGTGAATGTCGGCTCGAGCGCGACCATAGGGGCTGGAACAACATTGACCCGTGATGCCCCACAAAATTGCTTGACAGTGGGAAGGTCGCGGCAGAAGAGTATTTCAGGATGGCAGCGGCCTGGATCAAAGAATGACGAAAATTCCGCGGAAGATGGGCTGATTAGCGAACGGCCTTCTAACCGATCCTCTGAATAA
- a CDS encoding F0F1 ATP synthase subunit epsilon, translated as MSTLRVDIVSAEEQLYEGDAKMVIAPAVEGDVGIAPRHAPLLTRLRPGELRLVLEDDEEFFFYASGGLLEVQPHQVTVLADTAVRARDIDEAAALEAKRRAEEMLQSKKDEIDYGQVQAELAEAMAQLRALENLRKKAKR; from the coding sequence ATGAGTACACTCCGAGTAGATATAGTTAGCGCTGAAGAGCAGCTCTACGAGGGCGATGCGAAGATGGTTATCGCACCTGCGGTAGAAGGTGATGTCGGTATCGCACCTCGACACGCGCCCTTGTTGACGAGGTTGCGTCCTGGTGAACTTCGCCTAGTACTAGAGGACGATGAAGAGTTCTTCTTCTACGCATCAGGTGGCTTGCTAGAGGTTCAGCCTCATCAAGTAACGGTTCTGGCGGATACGGCGGTTAGGGCCCGTGATATTGATGAAGCAGCAGCCCTTGAGGCGAAGCGGCGAGCAGAAGAGATGCTGCAGTCGAAGAAGGATGAGATCGATTACGGCCAAGTCCAGGCCGAACTGGCTGAGGCTATGGCACAGCTGCGCGCGCTTGAAAACCTTAGAAAGAAGGCAAAGCGCTAA
- the atpG gene encoding F0F1 ATP synthase subunit gamma encodes MSGGKEVKTKIKSVQNTQKITNAMEMVAASKMRRAQERMEASRPYAEKIRQAIGHLAEANPYYQHPFLVEREQVNRVGYIVISTDRGLCGGLNVNLFKSVVKDLQAWQKEGVEADVIPFGAKGVGFFERLGISMPAQVRDLGDRPHLEQMIGPVKVMLDAYVDGKVDRVNLVSNKFVNTMTQKPSVQRLIPVEPVRDEQMLQKWDYIYEPDAASLLDDVLRRYVESQVYQGVVENISCEMAARMVAMKSASDNAEQIIDDLQITYNKARQAAITQELSEIVAGAEAV; translated from the coding sequence ATGTCCGGCGGTAAGGAAGTCAAAACCAAGATCAAGAGCGTTCAAAATACGCAGAAGATCACCAATGCTATGGAGATGGTTGCGGCCTCCAAGATGCGCCGTGCTCAGGAGCGGATGGAGGCGAGCCGGCCATATGCGGAGAAAATTCGTCAGGCCATTGGGCACCTAGCAGAGGCAAATCCTTATTACCAGCACCCTTTTCTGGTTGAGCGAGAGCAAGTTAATCGTGTTGGGTATATTGTTATCTCAACAGATCGTGGCCTCTGCGGTGGATTAAACGTAAACCTATTCAAGAGTGTCGTTAAAGATCTGCAGGCATGGCAAAAGGAAGGGGTTGAGGCTGATGTAATCCCCTTTGGTGCGAAGGGAGTCGGCTTTTTCGAGCGGTTAGGGATAAGCATGCCAGCGCAGGTAAGGGATCTTGGCGACCGGCCACATCTGGAACAAATGATCGGTCCGGTAAAGGTCATGCTCGATGCATACGTTGACGGTAAAGTTGACAGAGTTAACTTGGTCAGTAATAAGTTTGTCAACACAATGACCCAGAAACCGTCAGTGCAGAGGCTAATTCCTGTAGAGCCTGTTCGTGACGAGCAAATGCTGCAGAAATGGGACTACATCTATGAGCCCGATGCGGCATCTTTGCTCGATGATGTTCTGCGTAGGTATGTCGAATCTCAGGTTTACCAAGGCGTCGTTGAGAATATCTCGTGCGAGATGGCTGCACGAATGGTTGCCATGAAGAGCGCCTCTGATAATGCCGAACAGATTATCGATGATTTACAAATTACCTATAACAAGGCACGTCAGGCTGCGATCACACAGGAGTTGAGTGAGATCGTCGCCGGCGCTGAAGCAGTCTAA